The region AATCGAACGAAACCGTCGCCATTCCGAAGCACGTGTTGGACAAAACGGAACACAAGCCATTGCAGGGTCTTGAGAGCGAAAACACATCGCAGGAATCCAACGAAAAATCGGAATCCGGCAATGAGCGGAAGAACGACGAATCGCGGGAAGCTGAAGGAAGCACGAAAAACGCGGATGACAATCCAAGAAGTAGGTGGCGTTAATGGTACTGCTGAGCGTACTTGACATTCTGCTGGTCATTGTCGGCGGCGCAGGCATGGTCTATCAGGCGGTATGCATTCTTATCTCGCTGTTCACCAAGCCGATCAGATTCCCACAAGCGCCGATGGACAAGCGGTATGCGGTGCTGATTTCCGCACGAAACGAAGCGAACGTCATCGGCAACCTCATTACTTGCATCCAAACGCAGACGTACCCGAGCGAGCTGATCGACATTTGGCTCGTTGCCGACAATTGCACCGACAATACCGCCGAAGTGGCACGCAATATGGGATGCCATGTGATCGAGCGTTTCAACAAGGAGCTCGTGGGCAAAGGCTACGCATTGACGTATCTGCTTGACCAGATGAACGAATCCGGCGCGTCCGATCCATACGACGCGTTCTTCGTGTTCGATGCCGACAACAAGCTTGACAAGCATTACGTCGAAGAGATGAACAAGGCGTTCCAGTCGGGATTCAAGATTCTCACCAGCTACCGTAATTCCGTGAATTTGTCCGACAATTGGGTCTCTTCTGGTTCTGCATTGTGGTTCATTCGTGAATCTCGATTCCTGTCGGCCTCGCGCATGTGGCTCGGCAACAGCTGCCATGTAGGGGGTACTGGCTTCATGTTCTCGCGGGAGATCATGCGTCGCAATAATGGTTGGAAATTCCATTTGCTGACTGAGGATTTGGAATTCACCATGGATTCCTTGCTGCACGGTGACCGCATCGGCTACTGCGGTACTGCGGTTCTGTATGACGAGCAGCCTGTTACCTTCGCGCAGAGCTGGCGTCAGCGTTTGCGTTGGAGCAAGGGCTTCCTGCAAGTGTTCCGTTATTACGGGCCGGCTTTGATCAAACGTGCCATCAGGGAACGTGATTTCTCCGCCGTTGATTTCACGCTGTTGTTGTGTCCGTTCACGGTGATCGGTATTGTGCGCATTCTGCTTGGTTTGCTGTTTGCCGCATGCGGATTCGTTACATGGCAGAGCCAGTTGAGCTCGTTGGCCGGTTGGACGTCCGGCATTGTGACGTCGGTGATCGGCATGATGGCGTTGGCCGCGTTGACGATCATTGTGGAACGCGATCAGATTGGCGCCACCAACAAGGAGCTGTTCGCGTACGTGCTGAGCTTCCCGATCTACATGTTCAGCTATGTGCCGATCTCGTTCCAGGCGATGTTCGCCAAGTCGGAATGGAAGCCAATCGAGCATAAAGGATGACGTTCTTTCGCTGGCTTTCGCGTTTCCTGCTTTTTCGTTTTCATTTCGATTTTTCATTTCGATTTCTGCTTATGACTGGAGTGTTGCTGTTCCATGGATGATTCGGCTGAATACCGGCATGTGAAACGTCGTCGATACATCACGGTGGCGCTTTCCGTGGCGCTCACTACGGTATTGTGCGTTGGCTATGTCGTGGCCGACATTTTCGACCTCCTGCCGGGCGTTCTTACCCTGCAGGAGGTCGAACACATCACCGCCAAGACGCCGGGCAACGCCGTTCCTGCGGCAACGGTGGTCGGAGGGCTTGACGCTTCAAAGACCGTGGATGCAGCTGCGGCGAAGGCGCTGATCAGCCAATTCGAAACGGCCGCCTCCGACTTCGGTGACGAATATGCCATCGCCATCGCCGATGCGGCCGGCAATGTGGTCGCCGAGCATGCTCTCGACAAGTCGTATACGCCGGCATCCACCATGAAAACGTTGACGGCATATGCGGTGGCGACCACGCTTGACATGGGCGAGACTCTGGACACGCAAACCTATCTGGAACAGCGCGAGGACGGCACTTCGCGATTGGTGCTCAAAGGCAATGGCGACATGCTGCTCGGTGCCGGTGCGTCCGATTCGTCGCATATCAATGGGCGTGCTGGATTGGGAACGCTTGCCGCGAACACGGCCCAGGCGTTACGTCAGCGGGGCATCACTTCCGTGACGCTTGTCTACGATGATTCCCTGTTCGGTAACGACCGTTGGCCAAGCGGCATCGCCGAACTCGATTCAAACCACGTGTACTACGCGCCGACCTCGTCCATGGCGGTGGACGGCGGGCGCAATTGGAACGGTGCCGATCCCGCCGATCCCGATATGTTCAGCACATACCCAGCTTTGAGCACGCAGCCAGCCCGCGAGGCCGCACAGGTGTTCGCGCAACGCTTGGCTGAACACGGCATTGCCGTGAACTCTTCCGTGGAACAGGGAACGGTCCCCGAGGGCACCAGTCCCATCGCGGCCGTGCGTTCCGCATCGCTGAATGAGATCATGGCGTTCATGCTTCGGCATTCCGACAATTCCTTGGCTGAGGAATTCGGCAGACTGCTGGCTTTGCATCTCGGCGCCGACAATTCGCCGACCGGGGCTGTGCGGTCAGTCGAACAGGTGCTGGTTCAGCAGGGAATCTCCACCGAAGGTCTCATCATGCTCAACTGTTCGGGTCTGTCCGAGGAGTCCAAACTCACCGCGCGTACCCTGCTTGAAGTGCAGCAACGCAACCTAACGAGCGGTGTCGGAGCTGCCGCTGCCGAAGGACTGTCGGTCGTGGGGTTCGTGGGCACTGCCGCGAATCGTTTGAACGATGACAACGAGGCTGGTCTCATCCGTGTCAAAACCGGCAGTTTGGGAGATGCGACCTCCATGACCGGCAATGTGTCGCGTCACAACGGAGGCGCGTTGAGCTTTGCCGTGATTGTCAATAATCCCGATGATTTCGAGGCCGCGAAATCCGCTATCGACACTTTTGTGGCCGCGCTGCCGAAGCTGTGATGCCATGGTGTATTCGTCTCGTTTGCGTAAGGGTGTCGGTGAGTTGCGGGCCGCGCTGAAATCGGCCGGATTTGGATTGCAGGATGCCCGATTCGCCCGCCATGGCGAGCACGCGCCCGATGCGGACGCTCCTCTGATTATGGTGGCCTGTTCCGGTGGCCGCGATTCGATGGCGTTGGCTGCGGTTGCTGCGAAAACATGCGCTTCATTGGGATTGCGATGCGGGACGATTATCATCGACCATCAGTTGCAGCAAGGCTCTGCCGGGGTCGCGCAAACAACCGCCGATCGTTGTGTTGCGTTGG is a window of Bifidobacterium catenulatum DSM 16992 = JCM 1194 = LMG 11043 DNA encoding:
- a CDS encoding glycosyltransferase family 2 protein, encoding MVLLSVLDILLVIVGGAGMVYQAVCILISLFTKPIRFPQAPMDKRYAVLISARNEANVIGNLITCIQTQTYPSELIDIWLVADNCTDNTAEVARNMGCHVIERFNKELVGKGYALTYLLDQMNESGASDPYDAFFVFDADNKLDKHYVEEMNKAFQSGFKILTSYRNSVNLSDNWVSSGSALWFIRESRFLSASRMWLGNSCHVGGTGFMFSREIMRRNNGWKFHLLTEDLEFTMDSLLHGDRIGYCGTAVLYDEQPVTFAQSWRQRLRWSKGFLQVFRYYGPALIKRAIRERDFSAVDFTLLLCPFTVIGIVRILLGLLFAACGFVTWQSQLSSLAGWTSGIVTSVIGMMALAALTIIVERDQIGATNKELFAYVLSFPIYMFSYVPISFQAMFAKSEWKPIEHKG
- a CDS encoding D-alanyl-D-alanine carboxypeptidase/D-alanyl-D-alanine-endopeptidase, which gives rise to MDDSAEYRHVKRRRYITVALSVALTTVLCVGYVVADIFDLLPGVLTLQEVEHITAKTPGNAVPAATVVGGLDASKTVDAAAAKALISQFETAASDFGDEYAIAIADAAGNVVAEHALDKSYTPASTMKTLTAYAVATTLDMGETLDTQTYLEQREDGTSRLVLKGNGDMLLGAGASDSSHINGRAGLGTLAANTAQALRQRGITSVTLVYDDSLFGNDRWPSGIAELDSNHVYYAPTSSMAVDGGRNWNGADPADPDMFSTYPALSTQPAREAAQVFAQRLAEHGIAVNSSVEQGTVPEGTSPIAAVRSASLNEIMAFMLRHSDNSLAEEFGRLLALHLGADNSPTGAVRSVEQVLVQQGISTEGLIMLNCSGLSEESKLTARTLLEVQQRNLTSGVGAAAAEGLSVVGFVGTAANRLNDDNEAGLIRVKTGSLGDATSMTGNVSRHNGGALSFAVIVNNPDDFEAAKSAIDTFVAALPKL